One segment of Drosophila ananassae strain 14024-0371.13 chromosome 3R, ASM1763931v2, whole genome shotgun sequence DNA contains the following:
- the LOC6497659 gene encoding dual 3',5'-cyclic-AMP and -GMP phosphodiesterase 11 isoform X2 has product MASSPNNAAPPVLWRARRKIGLHLRSIEEPASTPLQLAAGRMSAEQGGTGGYGGYGTSEHSLLIATRHAGVPLPLAQQQPLPAHYQPAPPSTSANGPSSCSQQQQHHQSVYPLPPQQQQYALQQPHHPYQYQYQHHYHHQPTSPHHSRPYDPEHARMEAWLDENQEFVQDYFIRKATRQTVDAWLVSHATSAGNDVVSSTSPTHPNGQTSSSRGGSGATTPVRKISAHEFERGGLLKPIVNTIDGTPTFLSIAPPMDNGGVGGSCGNLQTVGVGQYQYHHQQHHHNHNSHYLAGGAAGSSSAGSGGMGGAPGVGGSSGSGNGHQYQYYHCHQRPQRLSRNELKQLDEKELIFELVKDICNELEVRTLCHKILQNVSILLNADRGSLFLVQGRCNGPDGLKKCLVSKLFDVCPRSTVEEMEQQEEVRVAWGTGIAGHVAESGEPVNIPDAYQDERFNCEIDSLTGYRTKALLCMPIKDSSGDVIGVAQVINKMNGECFSEIDEKVFASYLQFCGIGLRNAQLYEKSQLEIKRNQVLLDLARMIFEEQSTIEHMVFRILTHMQSLIQCQRVQILLVHEADKGSFSRVFDFEANDLSEEEATSRTSPYESRFPINIGITGHVATTGETVNVPNAYEDDRFDASVDENSCFKHRSILCMAIKNSLGQIIGVIQLINKFNELDFTKNDENFVEAFAIFCGMGIHNTHMYEKAIVAMAKQSVTLEVLSYHASATMDEAHRLRRLRVPSAVHFRLHDFKFDDIHFEDDDTLKACLRMFLDLDFVERFHIDYEVLCRWLLSVKKNYRNVTYHNWRHAFNVAQMMFAILTTTQWWKIFGEIECLALIIGCLCHDLDHRGTNNSFQIKASSPLAQLYSTSTMEHHHFDQCLMILNSPGNQILANLSSDDYCRVIRVLEDAILSTDLAVYFKKRGPFLESVQQPLSHWVAEEPRALLRAMSMTVCDLSAITKPWEIEKRVADLVSSEFFEQGDMEKQELNITPIDIMNREKEDELPMMQVNFIDSICLPIYEAFATLSDKLEPLVEGVRDNRGHWIDLADVVKTKTSQDQEPQDQAEERIQDQQNVISNGDCRAMSDDDVAVEPEPAEQISVNGLNVANSCTTNNNIAVASRPTSTSTQQPSDDDDAKQQQQPEQRNGHEDSEVECHLSNSSCSSSTASSRLSTPPPTGEDDSTPVSPSKTLQAKLVVNALQRQTSVGQAAQKQRCKSCDQSRSGLQVRKTSSLRGALEMDGLDSKARNDTAAALCKSTPVIHHQSHSHHNHHHHHHHHHSHHTHGQHGVGIGSASIGGSGLISLATPLLAATESDRIPKIVGKIGNLDGLPFANGIGSAQNGHGLPFGTYQHQHQIHHHHHHLLTRRHSETNSNGATAVAAEK; this is encoded by the exons GCCTGCATTTGCGGAGCATCGAGGAGCCTGCGTCGACGCCGCTCCAGTTGGCGGCGGGCAGGATGAGCGCGGAGCAGGGGGGCACGGGGGGGTACGGGGGCTACGGGACCAGCGAGCACTCGCTGCTCATTGCCACACGCCACGCCGGTGTCCCCCTGCCCCTCgcccagcagcagccactCCCCGCCCACTATCAGCCTGCTCCGCCCTCCACCTCCGCCAACGGaccctcctcctgctcccagcagcagcagcaccaccagtcGGTCTATCCGCTGCCGccccaacagcagcagtacGCGTTACAGCAGCCGCACCACCCgtaccagtaccagtaccagcACCACTATCACCACCAGCCCACATCGCCGCACCACAGCCGGCCCTACGACCCGGAACATGCGCGGATGGAGGCGTGGCTGGACGAGAATCAGGAATTTGTACAGGATTATTTTATAAG GAAAGCCACGCGCCAAACGGTGGACGCCTGGCTGGTCTCACACGCCACCTCGGCCGGCAACGACGTGGTCAGCAGCACCTCCCCCACGCATCCCAATGGCCAGACCAGCTCCTCGCGGGGCGGTTCCGGAGCAACCACGCCAGTGCG AAAAATCTCCGCTCACGAGTTCGAGCGCGGCGGCCTGCTGAAGCCGATTGTGAACACCATCGACGGCACGCCCACCTTCCTCAGCATCGCGCCCCCGATGGACAACGGCGGCGTGGGGGGCAGCTGCGGCAACCTGCAGACCGTCGGCGTGGGCCAGTATCAGTAtcaccaccagcagcaccaccacaaccacaacAGCCACTATTTGGCGGGCGGAGCCGcgggcagcagcagcgccgGCAGTGGCGGAATGGGAGGCGCCCCGGGAGTGGGTggcagcagtggcagcgggaacGGCCACCAGTATCAGTACTACCATTGCCACCAGAGACCACAGCGACTGTCCCGCAACGAGCTCAAGCAGCTCGACGAGAAGGAGTTGATATTCGAGCTG GTAAAGGACATCTGCAACGAGCTCGAGGTGCGCACTCTGTGCCACAAAATACTCCAGAACGTGTCCATCTTGCTGAATGCGGATCGTGGATCGCTGTTCCTGGTGCAGGGACGCTGCAATGGACCCGATGGCTTAAAGAA ATGCCTCGTCTCGAAGCTGTTCGACGTGTGCCCCCGGAGCACGGTGGAGGAAATGGAGCAGCAGGAAGAGGTGCGCGTGGCATGGGGCACCGGAATCGCGGGGCATGTGGCCGAGAGCGGAGAGCCCGTCAACATACCAGATGCTTACCAG GATGAACGATTCAATTGTGAAATTGATTCGCTGACCGGCTACCGGACGAAGGCCCTGCTCTGCATGCCCATCAAGGATTCATCCGGGGATGTGATTGGCGTGGCGCAGGTCATCAACAAAATGAATGGCGAGTGCTTCTCCGAAATCGATGAAAAG GTCTTTGCCTCGTACCTGCAGTTCTGCGGCATCGGGCTGCGGAATGCCCAGCTGTACGAGAAATCTCAACTGGAAATAAAGCGGAACCAGGTGCTCCTCGACCTGGCCCGGATGATCTTCGAGGAGCAGAGCACCATCGAGCACATGGTCTTCCGCATCCTCACCCACATGCAGAGTCTCATCCAGTGCCAGCGCGTCCAGATCCTGCTCGTCCACGAGGCGGACAAGGGCAGCTTCTCGCGGGTCTTTGACTTCGAGGCGAACGATCTGAGCGAGGAGGAGGCCACATCGCGCACCAGCCCCTACGAGTCGCGGTTCCCCATCAACATCGGCATCACCGGACACGTGGCCACCACCGGGGAGACGGTGAACGTTCCAAATGCCTACGAGGACGACCGATTCGACGCCAGTGTGGACGAGAACTCGTGCTTCAAGCACCGCTCCATCCTGTGCATGGCCATCAAGAACTCCCTGGGCCAGATTATCGGCGTCATCCAGCTGATCAACAAGTTCAATGAGTTG GACTTTACCAAGAACGACGAGAACTTTGTGGAGGCGTTCGCCATCTTCTGTGGCATGGGCATCCACAACACCCACATGTACGAGAAGGCCATCGTGGCCATGGCCAAGCAGAGTGTCACCCTGGAGGTGCTCAGCTATCACGCCTCCGCCACCATGGACGAGGCCCACCGGCTGCGG CGTCTGCGAGTACCCTCGGCTGTTCATTTTCGATTGCACGACTTCAAGTTCGATGATATTCACTTTGAGGACGACGATACATTGAAG GCCTGCCTCCGCATGTTCCTGGATCTCGACTTTGTGGAACGCTTCCACATCGACTACGAAGTGTTGTGCCGCTGGCTGCTGAGCGTCAAAAAGAACTACCGCAATGTTACCTACCACAACTGGCGGCATGCCTTCAATGTGGCCCAGATGATGTTTGCCATTCTTACG ACCACACAATGGTGGAAGATCTTTGGCGAAATAGAGTGCTTGGCTCTGATTATTGGCTGCCTGTGCCATGATCTCGATCACCGCGGAACCAACAACTCCTTCCAGATAAA AGCCTCTTCGCCGCTGGCCCAACTGTACTCAACCTCCACCATGGAGCACCATCACTTCGATCAATGCCTGATGATCTTGAACAGTCCCGGCAACCAGATTCTGGCCAACCTCTCCTCCGACGACTACTGCCGGGTGATCAGGGTGCTGGAAGATGCCATTTTGTCCACAGATTTGGCGGTCTATTTCAA AAAACGAGGTCCGTTCCTGGAGAGTGTGCAGCAACCGCTGAGCCACTGGGTGGCCGAGGAGCCACGAGCTCTTCTGCGGGCCATGAGCATGACTGTCTGTGATTTGTCGGCCATCACAAAGCCCTGGGAGATCGAGAAACGGGTGGCCGACCTGGTTAGCTCGGAGTTCTTCGAGCAGGGCGACATGGAGAAGCAGGAGCTCAACATTACTCCCATT GACATAATGAATCGAGAGAAGGAGGATGAGCTGCCCATGATGCAAGTGAACTTTATCGATTCCATTTGCTTGCCCATCTATGAG GCCTTTGCCACTCTCTCCGACAAGCTAGAGCCTCTTGTCGAGGGTGTGCGAGACAACCGGGGCCATTGGATCGATCTGGCCGACGTTGTAAAAACCAAAACTAGTCAGGATCAAGAGCCACAGGATCAGGCCGAGGAGCGGATACAGGATCAGCAAAATGTGATATCGAACGGGGACTGCAGGGCAATGAGTGATGATGATGTGGCAGTGGAACCGGAACCGGCCGAGCAAATAAGCGTAAATGGCCTCAACGTAGCCAACAGCTGCACCACTAATAACAACATTGCCGTCGCTTCTCGtcccaccagcaccagcacccaGCAGCCcagtgatgatgatgatgcgaagcagcagcagcagccggagCAACGGAACGGGCACGAGGATTCGGAAGTGGAGTGTCACCTGTCCAACAGTAGCTGCAGCTCATCCACCGCATCGAGTCGCCTCTCCACGCCCCCGCCAACCGGCGAGGATGACAGCACTCCCGTGTCGCCCTCAAAAACGTTGCAGGCCAAATTGGTGGTGAACGCTCTCCAGCGGCAGACATCCGTTGGGCAGGCAGCCCAGAAGCAGCGCTGCAAGAGCTGCGATCAATCCCGCAGCGGACTTCAGGTGAGAAAGACGAGTTCCCTGCGCGGAGCCCTGGAAATGGACGGTCTGGACAGCAAGGCCAGGAATGACACCGCTGCTGCTCTCTGCAAAAGCACACCGGTGATCCATCACCAGAGTCATAGTCATCACaatcaccaccaccaccatcatcatcatcactcGCATCACACCCACGGGCAGCACGGGGTCGGGATTGGCAGTGCCAGCATCGGAGGCAGTGGGCTAATTAGCCTGGCCACACCGCTGCTAGCTGCGACGGAAAGTGATAGGATACCAAAAATTGTGGGTAAAATCGGAAATCTCGACGGTCTGCCGTTCGCCAACGGCATTGGAAGTGCCCAAAACGGCCATGGGCTGCCCTTCGGCACctatcagcatcagcatcagatTCATCATCATCACCATCACCTGCTGACACGTCGTCATTCTGAGACAAACAGCAACGGGGCCACTGCAGTGGCAGCCGAAAAGTAA